The following are encoded in a window of Chlorocebus sabaeus isolate Y175 chromosome 10, mChlSab1.0.hap1, whole genome shotgun sequence genomic DNA:
- the TMEM169 gene encoding transmembrane protein 169, whose amino-acid sequence MEEPAAVEGQVQLPSPHQGSLRKAVAAALALDGESTIGRRKKKRKESRPESIIIYRSDNEKTDEEPGESEGGDRPKEEEGDDFLDYPVDDDMWNLPLDSRYVTLTGTITRGKKKGQMVDIHVTLTEKELQELTKPKESSRETTPEGRMACQVGADRGPHVVLWTLVCLPVVFILSFVVSFYYGTITWYNIFLVYNEERTFWHKISYCPCLILFYPVLIMAMASSLGLYAAVVQLSWSWGAWWQAARDMEKGFCGWLCSKLGLEDCSPYSIVELLESDNISSTLSNKDPIQEVETSTV is encoded by the exons ATGGAAGAGCCAGCAGCAGTAGAAGGCCAGGTCCAGCTCCCAAGCCCCCACCAGGGCTCTCTCAGGAAGGCTGTGGCTGCTGCCCTGGCGCTGGATGGCGAATCCACAATAGGGCgcaggaaaaagaagaggaaagagtcaCGCCCAGAATCCATCATCATCTACCGCTCAGACAATGAGAAAACAGACGAGGAGCCCGGTGAATCAGAAGGTGGAGATCGGCcgaaagaggaggagggagatgatTTCCTAGACTACCCTGTGGATGATG ATATGTGGAACCTGCCTCTGGACAGCCGCTATGTCACCTTAACTGGGACTATCACACGAGGGAAGAAAAAGGGTCAGATGGTGGACATCCATGTCACATTGACAGAGAAAGAGCTGCAGGAACTGACCAAGCCTAAAGAGTCATCAAGGGAAACGACACCTGAAGGAAGAATGGCCTGCCAGGTGGGAGCCGACCGTGGGCCCCATGTGGTCCTCTGGACACTGGTCTGCCTGCCTGTGGTTTTCATCCTCTCTTTTGTTGTCTCTTTCTACTATGGCACTATCACCTGGTACAACATCTTCCTCGTGTATAATGAGGAAAGGACCTTCTGGCACAAGATCTCGTATTGCCCCTGCCTCATTCTCTTCTATCCTGTGCTCATCATGGCCATGGCTTCCTCCCTGGGCCTCTACGCCGCTGTGGTCCAGCTCTCATGGTCCTGGGGAGCATGGTGGCAAGCTGCCCGGGACATGGAGAAAGGCTTCTGTGGCTGGCTCTGCAGCAAGCTGGGCCTAGAGGACTGTTCTCCCTACAGCATTGTAGAGTTGCTTGAATCCGACAATATCTCAAGCACTCTCTCCAACAAGGACCCCATCCAAGAGGTAGAAACCTCCACGGTCTAA